Proteins from one Mesorhizobium sp. M9A.F.Ca.ET.002.03.1.2 genomic window:
- a CDS encoding AI-2E family transporter — MKEARIRKPEGQQRLFGLSTPVRSAVIPPLSAARWLLVLIVAAGVYFFHGFLVPVLAALVIAFASWPLYRRLLAAVGGNRTIAATLAILFILTFLVVPIALAGAYATNEVREWVGWAIETNRDGAVTPQWIATLPVVGDWLNEQWTRNLGHPGGIGELIQLISGANIGSIYRGVLAAGGSAFGLLLALLFMMIALFFAYRDGEHFAGQVDRLGERILPARWERISRVVPATISSTVTGMTVIAIGEGVVLGVAYWLAGVPSPVTLGALTGIMALIPGGAPLSFTLVSVYLAASGSLMAGLALFIWGTVELFIVDKTLRPKLVGGPIKLPFLPTFFGLIGGVKTMGFLGLFIGPVLMALLVAIWREWLREVELADELASAAPAELEGAPPQIEIVAEKKSQAG, encoded by the coding sequence TTGAAAGAAGCTAGGATTCGGAAACCGGAAGGGCAGCAGCGCCTGTTCGGCCTGTCAACGCCGGTCAGATCCGCCGTCATTCCGCCGCTGTCGGCGGCGCGCTGGCTCTTGGTGCTGATCGTCGCCGCCGGGGTCTATTTCTTTCATGGTTTCCTGGTCCCCGTGCTGGCCGCTCTCGTTATCGCCTTTGCCAGCTGGCCGCTCTATCGGCGGCTGCTTGCCGCTGTCGGCGGCAACCGCACGATCGCCGCGACATTGGCGATCCTGTTCATCCTCACCTTCCTGGTGGTGCCGATTGCGCTCGCCGGCGCCTACGCCACCAACGAAGTCCGCGAATGGGTCGGCTGGGCGATCGAGACCAACCGCGACGGCGCGGTGACGCCGCAATGGATCGCCACGCTGCCTGTGGTGGGCGACTGGCTCAACGAGCAGTGGACGCGCAATCTCGGCCATCCCGGCGGCATCGGCGAACTGATCCAGCTGATCAGCGGCGCCAACATCGGCAGCATCTATCGCGGCGTCCTGGCCGCCGGCGGCAGCGCCTTCGGGCTTCTGCTGGCGCTGCTGTTCATGATGATCGCGCTGTTCTTCGCCTATCGCGACGGCGAGCATTTCGCCGGGCAAGTCGACCGTCTCGGCGAACGCATCCTGCCGGCCAGGTGGGAGCGGATTTCACGCGTCGTGCCGGCGACGATTTCCTCGACGGTGACCGGCATGACCGTGATCGCCATCGGCGAGGGGGTGGTGCTGGGCGTGGCCTACTGGCTGGCCGGCGTGCCGTCGCCGGTGACGCTTGGCGCCCTGACCGGCATCATGGCGCTGATCCCCGGCGGCGCCCCGCTGTCCTTCACGCTTGTCTCGGTCTATCTCGCCGCCAGCGGCTCGCTGATGGCCGGGTTGGCGCTGTTCATCTGGGGGACCGTCGAACTGTTCATCGTCGACAAGACATTGCGTCCGAAACTGGTCGGCGGCCCGATAAAGCTGCCGTTCCTGCCGACCTTTTTCGGCCTGATCGGCGGCGTCAAGACGATGGGCTTTCTCGGCCTGTTCATTGGTCCGGTGCTGATGGCATTGCTGGTCGCGATCTGGCGCGAATGGTTGCGCGAGGTGGAATT